From a single Lactococcus allomyrinae genomic region:
- the pstB gene encoding phosphate ABC transporter ATP-binding protein PstB, whose product MTKEVVLTVSDLSLYYGKKKALNNINMTFYKNEITSLIGPSGCGKSTLLRSINRMNDLIPTVTITGAIDYKGKNIYSPKIDTVDLRKEIGMVFQQPNPFPFSIYENVVYGLRLKGVKDKALLDEVVENSLKAANIWDEVKDILHTSALGLSGGQQQRVCIARVLAVNPEIILLDEATSALDPISAGRIEETLIELRKDYTLIMVTHSMQQASRISDRTAFMLNGDVIEMDDTKKIFLNPEKKETEDYVAGKFG is encoded by the coding sequence ATGACAAAAGAAGTAGTTTTAACTGTCAGTGACCTTTCGCTTTATTATGGGAAGAAAAAAGCACTGAATAATATTAATATGACATTCTATAAGAATGAAATTACAAGCTTGATTGGACCATCTGGTTGTGGGAAGTCAACGCTCCTACGTTCAATTAATCGAATGAATGATTTGATTCCAACTGTAACAATTACAGGTGCGATTGACTACAAAGGGAAAAATATTTATAGTCCTAAAATTGATACTGTTGACTTGCGAAAAGAAATTGGGATGGTCTTTCAACAACCAAATCCTTTTCCATTTTCAATTTATGAAAATGTTGTTTATGGACTGCGTCTGAAAGGAGTGAAAGATAAAGCGCTTCTTGATGAAGTAGTAGAAAATTCACTGAAAGCTGCAAATATTTGGGATGAAGTGAAAGATATTTTGCACACATCAGCGCTTGGCTTATCTGGTGGTCAGCAACAACGGGTTTGTATTGCGCGTGTTTTGGCGGTCAATCCTGAAATTATTCTGCTTGATGAAGCAACATCGGCGCTTGATCCAATTTCTGCAGGACGTATCGAAGAAACACTGATTGAATTACGCAAAGATTATACACTGATTATGGTGACTCACAGTATGCAACAGGCCTCAAGAATCTCTGATCGTACTGCTTTCATGCTCAATGGTGATGTCATTGAAATGGATGACACGAAGAAAATCTTCTTAAACCCAGAAAAGAAGGAGACAGAAGACTATGTTGCAGGTAAGTTTGGCTAA
- a CDS encoding YitT family protein, with protein sequence MHIIGVKIDQKFIKDLIVLILGVGCYILSVRLFVIPNLLASNGIAGFSVFMNFVFNLDPALTFFVINIPLFLFGWRLLTKRELLLSIPGALAMSLWMIAFEFMGIQGFQLNQIIFAGIADGILSGIGAGLVVISEGTFGGSLLLSRMMEDQWKLPIDRVLFGIDVVVMILSLLTYLAFPNFAVTLLSCFIFSKVTRFIGRKEYRLRVIERLKFNNLRKQKED encoded by the coding sequence GTGCACATTATAGGCGTAAAAATCGACCAGAAATTTATAAAAGATTTAATTGTACTCATTTTAGGGGTAGGCTGTTACATTTTATCCGTGCGACTATTCGTTATTCCTAATCTTCTCGCAAGCAATGGAATCGCAGGATTTTCAGTATTTATGAACTTTGTTTTTAATTTAGACCCAGCGCTTACTTTTTTTGTTATTAATATCCCACTGTTTCTCTTTGGATGGCGTTTACTGACCAAGCGTGAGTTACTGCTCAGCATTCCTGGTGCTCTAGCGATGAGTCTTTGGATGATTGCCTTTGAATTTATGGGAATACAAGGATTTCAACTTAATCAAATCATTTTTGCAGGTATTGCTGATGGTATATTATCAGGGATTGGTGCAGGACTAGTTGTAATATCAGAAGGTACTTTTGGTGGCTCTCTATTACTAAGCAGAATGATGGAAGACCAGTGGAAACTCCCAATTGACCGCGTACTCTTTGGAATAGATGTTGTAGTCATGATTCTCTCACTATTAACCTATCTTGCTTTTCCAAATTTTGCAGTTACACTGCTCTCGTGCTTCATTTTCAGTAAAGTCACACGTTTTATTGGACGTAAAGAATATCGTTTACGTGTCATTGAAAGATTAAAATTTAATAATTTAAGAAAACAAAAAGAGGATTAA
- a CDS encoding phosphate ABC transporter substrate-binding protein → MKKQILVALVAGSALLTLAACGSSNGSSSTSTSSSDKALSGKIIAGGSTALQPLAQQASTEFMAKNPNVQVTVQGGGSGVGLTQVAAGSFQIGNSDIFAEEKSGIDASAITDHKVAVVGFAPIVNAKIDVKNLTSQQLQDVFTGKVTNWKQVGGPDQKITVIGRTEGSGTRVNFDKFALGGATEVNGPTQDASGSVVTMVGQTPGAVSYVALSYVDTSKDIKAVSIDGVEPTEENVATNDYKVWSYEHMYTNAKKESAADKAFIKYIANDTTDIKKLGYIPVSDMKVSRDADGNVTNK, encoded by the coding sequence ATGAAAAAACAAATTCTTGTTGCTCTTGTTGCCGGTAGTGCACTTTTGACTCTAGCGGCATGTGGTTCATCTAATGGTTCATCATCTACTTCCACTAGTTCATCTGATAAAGCATTGTCAGGTAAAATTATTGCAGGTGGTTCGACTGCGCTCCAACCATTGGCACAACAAGCTTCAACTGAATTTATGGCTAAAAACCCTAATGTTCAAGTCACTGTTCAAGGTGGTGGTTCTGGTGTTGGATTGACCCAAGTTGCTGCAGGTTCGTTCCAAATCGGGAATTCTGATATTTTTGCGGAAGAAAAATCTGGTATTGATGCTTCAGCAATTACTGACCACAAAGTGGCAGTCGTTGGTTTTGCTCCAATCGTAAATGCTAAGATTGACGTGAAAAATTTGACTTCACAACAACTTCAAGATGTATTTACTGGAAAAGTGACCAACTGGAAACAAGTAGGTGGACCTGACCAAAAGATTACTGTCATTGGTCGTACAGAAGGCTCTGGTACACGTGTAAACTTTGATAAATTCGCTCTAGGTGGTGCAACAGAAGTCAATGGTCCAACACAAGATGCTTCTGGTTCAGTTGTAACAATGGTAGGACAAACACCAGGTGCTGTTTCATACGTTGCTCTCTCATATGTTGATACAAGCAAAGATATTAAAGCAGTATCTATTGATGGTGTTGAACCAACAGAAGAAAATGTTGCAACAAATGATTATAAAGTTTGGTCTTATGAGCATATGTATACAAATGCTAAGAAAGAAAGTGCTGCTGATAAAGCATTCATCAAATACATTGCCAATGATACAACAGACATCAAAAAACTGGGTTATATCCCTGTAAGTGACATGAAAGTTAGCCGTGATGCTGATGGAAATGTAACTAATAAATAA
- the pstA gene encoding phosphate ABC transporter permease PstA — translation MNAKRSDKIATGVLYVLSGIIVLILAFLLIYILAKGLPHISWEFITTASNPLTGGGIAVQLFNSIYLLLVTLIISVPLSLGAGIYLSEYANQKHWLTGVVRSAIEVLSSLPSIVVGLFGMLIFVLQFGLGFSVLSGALALTVFNLPLMTRNVEESLRAIPTTQREGGLALGMSRWETAIQVILPAAVPGIITGVILSSGRVFGEAAALIYTAGQTNLPINWTNWNPMSITSPLSLFRPAETLAVHIWALNTEGTIATAQQISAGASAVLIIFVLLFNLGARFLGNRIHKKLTSSN, via the coding sequence ATGAACGCTAAACGCTCTGATAAGATTGCCACTGGCGTCCTTTACGTCCTTTCAGGCATCATTGTCCTTATTCTAGCTTTTCTCTTGATTTATATTCTAGCTAAGGGATTACCTCATATTTCTTGGGAATTTATTACAACAGCATCCAACCCATTGACTGGTGGTGGTATTGCTGTTCAACTCTTCAACTCTATCTATCTTTTGCTTGTAACCTTGATTATTTCTGTCCCTCTATCACTTGGAGCAGGAATCTATCTTTCTGAATATGCCAACCAAAAACATTGGTTGACTGGAGTGGTTCGCTCTGCAATTGAAGTATTGTCTTCACTCCCTTCTATCGTAGTTGGTTTGTTCGGGATGTTAATCTTTGTTTTACAATTTGGTTTAGGATTTTCAGTTTTATCTGGTGCATTGGCGCTGACAGTTTTTAACTTGCCATTGATGACGCGTAATGTTGAGGAATCACTTCGCGCCATTCCAACTACTCAACGTGAAGGTGGTTTGGCACTAGGGATGTCAAGATGGGAAACCGCTATTCAAGTAATTTTACCAGCTGCTGTTCCAGGGATTATTACGGGGGTTATCTTGTCCTCTGGTCGTGTCTTTGGGGAGGCTGCGGCACTTATCTATACTGCAGGACAAACCAATCTTCCAATCAATTGGACAAATTGGAATCCAATGAGTATCACATCACCTTTATCACTCTTCAGACCTGCTGAAACTTTGGCAGTACATATCTGGGCACTTAATACTGAAGGTACTATTGCAACAGCGCAACAAATTTCAGCAGGTGCGTCAGCAGTACTGATTATCTTTGTTCTGCTCTTCAATTTAGGTGCACGTTTCCTTGGGAATCGAATTCATAAGAAACTGACTTCATCAAATTAA
- the smpB gene encoding SsrA-binding protein SmpB, translating to MVKNTEDKPLAQNKKARHDYEIFETFEAGIVLTGTEIKSVRKSKIQLKDGFARVRDGEVWLSNVHIAPFEQGNIFNVDELRTRKLLLNKKEIAKIDKELAGTGVTFIPLKVYLKNGFAKVLMGLARGKKQYDKRETLKRKDQNRDIARQLKSYNR from the coding sequence ATGGTAAAAAACACAGAGGACAAGCCGTTAGCGCAAAATAAAAAAGCAAGGCATGATTATGAAATTTTTGAAACTTTTGAAGCTGGAATTGTGCTGACAGGTACGGAAATAAAGTCTGTCAGAAAGTCTAAGATACAGTTAAAAGATGGTTTTGCACGTGTACGAGATGGTGAGGTATGGTTATCAAATGTGCATATTGCACCTTTTGAGCAGGGAAATATTTTTAATGTGGATGAGCTGAGAACGCGAAAGTTATTGCTTAATAAGAAAGAAATTGCTAAGATTGACAAAGAATTAGCGGGGACGGGCGTAACATTTATTCCATTGAAAGTGTATCTGAAAAACGGATTTGCTAAGGTATTGATGGGACTTGCGCGCGGGAAAAAGCAGTATGATAAACGTGAAACGCTCAAGCGTAAAGACCAAAATCGAGATATTGCAAGGCAACTCAAGTCTTATAACCGCTGA
- a CDS encoding phosphate ABC transporter substrate-binding protein: MKKKIFIALVAASALAVLAACGTGNKQVTAGGSTALQPMVEHASMDYMKQNPEDIIMVQGGGSGVGLAQVAAGSFQIGNSDIFAEEKSGIAANKITDHKVAVIGFAPIVNKSLKVSNLTQQQLIDIFTGKITNWKQVGGQNQKITVIGRTAGSGTRVNFDKYGLNNATEINGPTQDASGSVVQLVGQTPGAISYVAFSYTEKLGVKALNVDNVKPTYDNVKTNEWKIWSYEHMYTNNSNNNKIENRFIEYVKNDKKTLEELGYIRVSEMKVDRDANGTVTKVK; the protein is encoded by the coding sequence ATGAAGAAGAAAATTTTTATCGCTTTAGTAGCGGCATCTGCTTTAGCAGTTTTAGCGGCTTGTGGTACTGGCAATAAGCAAGTCACTGCAGGTGGCTCGACAGCTTTGCAACCTATGGTTGAACATGCTTCAATGGATTATATGAAACAGAATCCAGAAGATATTATCATGGTTCAAGGCGGTGGTTCTGGTGTGGGGCTTGCTCAGGTTGCAGCAGGTTCATTTCAAATCGGAAATTCAGATATTTTCGCAGAAGAAAAATCGGGCATTGCAGCAAATAAAATTACCGATCATAAGGTTGCGGTAATTGGCTTTGCACCGATTGTCAATAAAAGTTTGAAAGTGTCAAATCTGACGCAACAACAATTGATTGATATATTCACTGGGAAAATTACAAATTGGAAGCAAGTTGGCGGTCAAAATCAAAAAATTACCGTCATTGGTCGTACTGCAGGTTCTGGAACACGAGTGAACTTTGATAAGTACGGATTAAATAATGCTACAGAAATCAATGGACCGACACAAGATGCTTCTGGTTCAGTTGTTCAGCTTGTTGGTCAAACACCAGGTGCAATTTCTTATGTTGCCTTTAGTTACACAGAAAAACTAGGAGTTAAAGCATTGAATGTTGATAATGTCAAACCAACATATGATAATGTTAAGACGAACGAATGGAAAATCTGGTCTTATGAGCATATGTATACCAACAATTCTAATAATAACAAAATAGAAAATCGGTTCATAGAGTATGTCAAAAATGATAAAAAAACTCTTGAAGAACTCGGCTACATTCGTGTTTCCGAGATGAAGGTGGATCGTGATGCTAATGGTACAGTAACAAAGGTAAAATAA
- a CDS encoding winged helix-turn-helix transcriptional regulator has translation MIEECGVRRVMDIFGGKWKVNILWAICKMEGIRFNQLRREVKGITNVMLTRSLETLIDKNLVARKDFQTIPPHVEYYLTDKGRELVPFMQALDTWGRENL, from the coding sequence ATGATTGAGGAATGTGGTGTTCGTCGTGTGATGGATATTTTTGGTGGAAAATGGAAAGTAAATATTTTATGGGCAATTTGTAAGATGGAGGGGATTCGGTTTAATCAGTTACGGCGTGAAGTTAAGGGAATTACAAATGTGATGTTAACACGTTCGTTGGAGACTTTGATTGATAAAAATCTAGTTGCTCGTAAGGATTTCCAAACGATTCCTCCCCATGTGGAATACTATTTGACAGATAAAGGGAGGGAGCTTGTTCCTTTTATGCAAGCATTGGATACATGGGGACGAGAAAATCTTTGA
- a CDS encoding S66 family peptidase: MNKIFPEKLKQTDEIRVISPSSSLLRTGPFDEKLKAKKRLESLGFKVTFGDHILENDLLTSSSIPSRIADFHAAFLDKNVKAILCTIGGFDANELLPYIDWEIIRKNPKIFCGFSDITVLHHAIFANTGLVTYYGPGYIAFLMDEGQDFQTAEWLKAVAGQTSYELIASDFYTSDAWYDPTQSRHLLPASWKVYNSGYARGTILGGNLNTLMLVTGTNAQVKAKCPIAFLENAEQEDFYDWDRELAHFLQVYPDISGLVIGRFPKEEQMTPEILHFILDKHPILKKIPVIYDVDFGHTQPIFTFPLGGEVEVSTDPLKIQVLNG, translated from the coding sequence ATGAATAAAATTTTCCCTGAGAAACTAAAACAAACTGACGAAATTCGTGTCATTTCCCCAAGTTCATCTTTACTACGCACAGGCCCATTTGACGAAAAACTAAAAGCTAAAAAACGCCTTGAATCTCTTGGTTTCAAGGTAACCTTTGGTGATCATATTTTGGAAAATGATTTGCTTACATCAAGTAGCATTCCTTCACGTATCGCAGACTTCCACGCTGCTTTCTTGGATAAAAATGTAAAAGCGATTTTATGCACGATTGGTGGATTTGATGCTAACGAACTTCTCCCTTATATTGATTGGGAAATTATTCGCAAAAATCCAAAAATATTCTGTGGTTTTTCAGACATCACTGTACTTCATCATGCCATCTTTGCAAATACAGGACTTGTGACTTACTATGGGCCAGGATACATCGCTTTTTTGATGGATGAAGGACAAGATTTTCAAACTGCTGAATGGCTCAAAGCCGTGGCTGGTCAGACCTCATATGAACTCATTGCAAGCGATTTTTACACTAGTGATGCGTGGTATGATCCAACACAATCCCGCCATCTGCTTCCTGCTTCATGGAAAGTTTACAATTCTGGATATGCCCGTGGCACGATTTTAGGTGGCAATCTAAATACTTTAATGCTGGTCACTGGTACAAATGCTCAAGTTAAAGCTAAGTGTCCGATTGCTTTTTTGGAAAATGCTGAGCAAGAAGATTTTTATGACTGGGATAGAGAGTTAGCACACTTTTTACAAGTTTATCCTGATATTTCTGGATTAGTCATCGGACGTTTTCCAAAAGAGGAACAAATGACACCAGAGATTCTACATTTTATTTTGGACAAACATCCTATTCTCAAGAAGATTCCTGTAATTTATGATGTTGACTTTGGACATACTCAACCGATTTTCACCTTTCCATTAGGTGGTGAAGTTGAGGTCTCTACTGACCCGTTAAAAATACAGGTACTTAATGGATAA
- the pstC gene encoding phosphate ABC transporter permease subunit PstC: MENSKIKEKLLSGNKNSKLEKFGKSLTFLCIALIVFVVGAILVFVAQKGLSTFYANGVNPFRFLFGTNWSPGNLGPDGKPAVGALPMFSGSLIVTVLSALVATPFAIGAGIYMTEISPKYGKKILQPVIELLVGIPSVVYGFIGLTVVVPIIRHAFGGTGLGLLSGVFVLFVMILPTVTSMTVDALRAVPGHYKEASLGLGATRWQTIWRVLLRAATPGILTAVIFGMARAFGEALAIQMVVGNAVMMPKNLISPASTLTSILTSGIPNATPGIQLNALWSLALLLLIMSLLFNLAMRAIAKKGSLK, from the coding sequence ATGGAAAACTCAAAAATCAAAGAAAAATTGCTTTCAGGCAATAAAAATTCTAAACTCGAAAAATTCGGTAAAAGTTTAACTTTCTTGTGTATTGCCCTTATCGTTTTTGTAGTTGGTGCGATTCTTGTTTTTGTTGCACAAAAAGGATTGTCAACTTTTTATGCCAATGGTGTTAATCCATTTCGTTTCCTTTTTGGGACGAATTGGTCGCCAGGAAATTTGGGGCCAGATGGTAAACCTGCTGTTGGCGCACTTCCTATGTTTTCTGGTTCATTGATTGTTACAGTACTTTCGGCGCTTGTTGCAACTCCATTTGCTATCGGTGCTGGAATTTACATGACAGAGATTTCACCAAAATATGGTAAAAAAATTCTTCAACCTGTTATTGAACTCCTGGTTGGTATTCCATCTGTTGTTTATGGGTTTATCGGTTTAACAGTTGTTGTTCCAATCATTCGTCATGCATTCGGTGGCACGGGACTCGGACTTTTGTCTGGTGTGTTTGTCCTTTTTGTTATGATTCTTCCGACAGTAACCAGTATGACAGTAGATGCTTTAAGAGCTGTGCCAGGTCATTATAAAGAAGCTTCTCTTGGACTTGGCGCGACGCGTTGGCAAACAATTTGGCGCGTGTTATTAAGAGCAGCAACACCAGGTATCTTGACTGCCGTTATTTTTGGTATGGCACGTGCATTTGGTGAAGCACTTGCGATTCAAATGGTTGTAGGTAATGCTGTTATGATGCCAAAAAACTTGATTTCACCAGCGTCTACCTTGACATCAATCTTGACTTCAGGAATTCCAAATGCGACACCAGGTATCCAACTTAACGCACTTTGGTCACTTGCATTACTCCTCTTAATCATGTCACTCCTCTTTAACCTTGCAATGCGTGCGATTGCTAAGAAAGGAAGTCTCAAATAA
- the pstB gene encoding phosphate ABC transporter ATP-binding protein PstB, which translates to MATTYDWNERQIMVPENEIALSTTDLRVFYNGTKEAIHGVTMSFPKNEITALIGPSGSGKSTYLRALNRMNDTIDGARVTGKINYEGVNINDQKVNVFEVRKQIGMVFQRPNPFPKSIYENIAFIHRRAGVKDKKKLDEIVEKSLKQAALWEQVKDSLNQSALAMSGGQAQRLCIARALSVKPEIILMDEPASALDPISTMQIEETMMELKKDYTIIIVTHNMAQASRASDNTAFFYSGDLIEYDKTSTIFTSPSLKSTEDYVSGHFG; encoded by the coding sequence ATGGCAACAACTTATGACTGGAACGAGCGCCAAATTATGGTGCCAGAAAATGAAATTGCTCTTTCAACCACTGATTTACGTGTTTTCTATAATGGGACAAAAGAAGCAATTCATGGGGTAACGATGAGTTTTCCTAAAAACGAGATTACAGCGCTAATTGGTCCCTCTGGTTCGGGAAAATCAACCTATCTGCGTGCATTGAATCGTATGAATGATACAATTGACGGTGCAAGAGTGACTGGAAAAATCAACTACGAAGGCGTTAATATCAATGATCAGAAGGTTAATGTATTTGAGGTTCGTAAGCAAATTGGGATGGTCTTTCAACGTCCAAATCCATTTCCAAAATCTATCTATGAGAATATTGCTTTTATTCATCGGAGAGCAGGTGTAAAAGACAAGAAAAAATTGGATGAGATTGTTGAGAAATCACTTAAACAAGCTGCTTTATGGGAACAAGTGAAAGATTCGCTTAATCAATCAGCGTTAGCGATGTCTGGTGGGCAAGCACAACGGCTTTGTATCGCACGTGCTTTATCAGTAAAACCAGAAATTATATTGATGGATGAGCCAGCATCAGCACTTGACCCTATCTCTACCATGCAAATTGAAGAAACCATGATGGAACTTAAAAAGGATTACACGATTATTATTGTGACGCACAATATGGCTCAGGCTTCGCGTGCTTCTGATAACACTGCTTTCTTCTATTCTGGTGATTTAATCGAATATGATAAAACGAGTACAATTTTCACCTCACCAAGTTTAAAATCTACTGAGGACTATGTTTCAGGACACTTTGGTTAA
- a CDS encoding DUF956 family protein yields the protein MNNNQIDYTAKGRVFLGAVENGEIKLTPLGFEFEYSNPRIGKNLSFPWHTIVKVELDVSLRGKVGSQFGLYLNTNSKVRFSSKDSGAILKRIGQQIGTDKLIRSRSLLAPLVDGLKL from the coding sequence ATGAATAACAACCAGATTGATTACACTGCCAAGGGGCGCGTTTTTTTGGGCGCCGTTGAAAATGGTGAAATAAAATTGACTCCTTTAGGATTTGAATTTGAGTATTCAAACCCTCGGATTGGGAAAAATCTCAGCTTTCCTTGGCATACAATTGTCAAAGTTGAATTGGATGTGTCTCTTCGAGGAAAAGTCGGCTCACAATTTGGCCTATATTTAAATACAAATTCTAAAGTAAGATTTTCCTCTAAAGATTCTGGAGCAATCTTGAAACGAATCGGTCAACAAATTGGTACTGATAAATTAATTAGAAGTCGCAGTCTTCTGGCACCTCTAGTGGACGGACTTAAACTATAA
- the serS gene encoding serine--tRNA ligase, which translates to MLDIKRIRSDFDEVAKKLATRGVAKETLEELRALDVSRRELIVKSEELKKERNAVSEEIAQIKRTKGDASAQIAAMQKVSAEVKSIDAKLADIETKLTEYTTTLPNIPADSTPIGADEDDNVEVRRIGDVPTFDFEPKAHWDLGEALNILDWERGGKVTGSRFLFYKGAGARLERALYNFMLDEHAKEGYTEMIPPYMVNQDSMFGTGQYPKFKEDTFELKDERGFVLIPTAEVPLTNYYRGEILDGSELPIYFTAMSPSFRSEAGSAGRDTRGLIRLHQFHKVEMVKFTKPENSYDELEKMTQNAENILQKLGLAYRVMALSTGDMGFSAAKTYDLEVWIPAQNTYREISSCSNCEDFQARRAQIRYRDEDGKVRLLHTLNGSGLAVGRTVAAILENYQNADGSITIPEVLRPYMGGLEVIK; encoded by the coding sequence ATGTTAGATATTAAAAGAATTCGTTCAGACTTTGATGAAGTCGCTAAAAAATTAGCCACTCGTGGTGTGGCTAAAGAAACACTAGAAGAACTTCGTGCGCTTGATGTTAGCCGCCGTGAACTTATCGTTAAATCAGAAGAATTAAAAAAAGAACGTAATGCTGTTTCTGAAGAAATCGCTCAAATCAAGCGTACTAAAGGAGATGCTTCTGCTCAAATTGCTGCGATGCAAAAAGTTTCTGCAGAAGTGAAAAGTATTGATGCTAAACTCGCTGACATCGAAACAAAATTGACCGAGTATACAACAACTCTACCAAATATTCCTGCTGACAGCACACCTATCGGCGCTGATGAAGACGACAATGTAGAAGTCCGTCGTATCGGAGATGTACCAACATTTGACTTTGAACCAAAAGCACATTGGGACTTGGGTGAGGCGCTCAATATTCTTGACTGGGAGCGCGGTGGAAAGGTGACTGGTTCACGTTTCTTGTTCTACAAGGGTGCTGGTGCAAGGCTTGAACGTGCACTTTATAACTTTATGTTGGATGAGCACGCTAAAGAAGGTTATACTGAGATGATTCCACCTTATATGGTTAATCAAGATTCAATGTTTGGCACTGGTCAATATCCTAAATTTAAAGAAGATACCTTTGAGCTAAAAGACGAACGTGGCTTTGTCTTGATTCCTACGGCTGAGGTTCCTTTGACAAATTATTATCGTGGTGAGATTTTAGATGGTAGCGAACTCCCCATTTATTTTACAGCTATGAGCCCTTCATTCCGCTCTGAAGCTGGTTCTGCTGGACGTGACACGCGTGGTTTGATTCGTTTACACCAATTTCATAAAGTAGAAATGGTAAAATTCACAAAACCTGAAAATTCTTATGATGAATTAGAAAAGATGACTCAAAACGCCGAAAATATTCTCCAAAAGTTGGGACTTGCTTATCGTGTTATGGCTCTCTCAACGGGTGATATGGGCTTCTCTGCCGCTAAAACCTATGACCTAGAAGTATGGATTCCTGCACAAAATACTTATCGTGAAATTTCTTCTTGCTCAAACTGTGAAGATTTTCAAGCTCGCCGTGCGCAAATTCGTTATCGTGACGAAGATGGAAAAGTACGGCTTCTTCATACTTTGAATGGCTCTGGACTCGCTGTTGGGCGGACTGTTGCTGCCATTTTAGAAAACTACCAAAATGCTGACGGCTCTATAACTATCCCTGAAGTGCTTCGTCCTTACATGGGCGGTCTGGAAGTCATTAAATAA
- the phoU gene encoding phosphate signaling complex protein PhoU, with amino-acid sequence MLRTQFEEDLNKLHNQFYSMGTQVSAQLNKAVRAFVSHDRDLAEDVIEGDHAINEQEKSLETQSLEMIALQQPVSSDLRTIITVLKASSDLERMGDHVASIAKATISLKGEERIHIVEEDISLLGEKVKSIVDASLNAYIQGNDKRAHEIAEQQYTIKNMSREIQEKVLEGMKENSETVTTGKEYLLTLVYLERITGYAVNLCEWIVYLNSGNIIEL; translated from the coding sequence ATGCTTCGTACACAATTTGAAGAAGATCTTAATAAACTTCATAATCAATTTTATTCAATGGGAACGCAAGTTTCAGCTCAATTGAACAAAGCAGTTCGTGCATTTGTCAGCCACGACCGTGATTTAGCAGAAGATGTTATTGAAGGCGACCATGCGATTAATGAGCAAGAAAAAAGTCTTGAAACTCAATCATTGGAAATGATTGCACTCCAACAACCTGTATCAAGTGATTTGCGTACTATTATCACAGTGCTTAAAGCTTCATCAGACCTTGAGAGAATGGGGGACCATGTTGCCTCTATCGCTAAAGCAACGATTTCACTTAAAGGTGAAGAACGAATCCATATTGTTGAAGAAGATATCAGCCTTCTTGGTGAAAAAGTGAAATCAATCGTTGATGCATCGCTGAATGCCTATATTCAAGGCAATGATAAACGTGCGCATGAAATTGCGGAACAACAATACACGATTAAAAATATGAGTCGTGAAATTCAAGAAAAAGTTCTTGAAGGGATGAAGGAAAACTCTGAAACAGTAACCACTGGTAAGGAATATCTTCTCACGCTTGTTTATCTTGAGCGTATCACAGGTTATGCTGTGAACCTTTGTGAGTGGATTGTTTACTTGAATTCAGGTAATATTATTGAACTTTAA
- a CDS encoding DUF956 family protein: MAQSLNTKVDYNGKAIAYLGFPQYGQIMIGDRAFEFFDDRDVEKNMQFPWNSIKVVEGDVTKSLKGEYQIGRQFYVVFANGQKVRFSSKESGKILRIIRQYIGNERVVKSKRFSSTITSIFKRRKKED; encoded by the coding sequence GTGGCTCAATCACTGAACACAAAGGTGGATTATAATGGTAAAGCGATAGCTTATCTTGGTTTTCCACAGTATGGACAAATTATGATAGGGGATCGGGCATTTGAGTTCTTTGATGACCGTGATGTTGAGAAGAATATGCAATTTCCATGGAATTCAATCAAGGTCGTTGAAGGCGATGTGACTAAATCTCTTAAGGGAGAATATCAGATTGGGCGTCAATTCTATGTCGTATTTGCCAATGGTCAGAAAGTACGTTTTTCTTCAAAGGAATCGGGAAAAATTCTACGCATTATTCGCCAATATATTGGTAATGAAAGAGTTGTAAAATCAAAGAGATTTTCGAGTACGATTACTTCTATTTTTAAGAGGAGAAAAAAAGAGGATTAA